ATAGTTTAGGCATTGATCGAAGTCTCTGCGTTTACATTTGGAACTTTTTGTCTAATCGTCAATTAGAAATGGCAGGAACTTGTAATCAAGTAAATGTTAGATCCACGAGAATAGGTTTAGCCCAAGGAGATCCTTTGTCGCCTTTACTGTTTAATATTGCCactataaatatatgtagaaaTATTCCTAATGTAGTGGTTTCGCAATACGCAGATGATTTTGTGCTGTATACATACCTTGATAACAGTGAAGCAGAGAAAAATCTGCAATTAGCCCTGACTAACCTTTCCACAGATTTAGATAATATTGGCTTGTCACTCTcggaagaaaaaactaaaacatgtatttttaaaaGAGGAAGGAAAAGAAAAGAGTTTAAGATAAAAGTGAAAGATAAAATCATCCAAAATGTTaacaaaattaagtacctaggaCTTTGGCTTGATACAGGGTTAAGATGGACTAGTCATATTAGAGAAACTtgcagtaaaatatacaaatttcTTAACATTCTAAAGGTTCTGGCTGGAGCATCTTGGGGAGTTCACCAGAAACATCTTCGTAGATTATACATTTCTTTGATTAGAAGCAGGATTGATTAcgggagctttttgtatggtaCTAGCGCTAAGACCAATTTAATGAAATTGGATGTTCTTCAAAATCAAGCTATGAGAATATGTGGTGGTTTCATTCGAACTACGCCCATTCACGTGATGGAGAGTGAGCTATGCCTACCTCCATTAAATATCCGAAGAGAATGGTTAGCGCTTAGATATGTACTTAAAATTTCTACCATAGATGAAAGTAATTTAAAAGGTAAATTACACGAACTAAGTAATTTATGTGAAAATAGATATTGGACCAATAAAACCAAACCAATACTAGTAAATGTCAATAATCAACTGGCTCGTGAAGATATTCAAGGATCCCAAAATAATATTCTAGATATGTTCGAGTTAAACATATGGGTATcatatataaacattaaatCATGTATTGAATGTCACTTGACAGATATGGATATCCCAAAAAAGATTAATAATAGTGTACTGCTAAGACAGAAGGCATTAGAGGTAATaggcttaaaatataattccttttataaattgtatacagATGGGTCCAAAACCTCGGTAGGTGTTGGTAGTGCATTCTTTGATCCACAAAGGAAATTTAATAGACAATTTAAGTTAGCTAAGGAGTCTTGCATAATGAGAGCAGAACTATTGGCAATCGCAAAAGCATTAGTTTATTACAATGAACTTTTGAACCCTCAAGATGTGGTTATTTTATCAGATTCGAGGAGTGCACTACAACACCTGGCTCGATGTGTCTCGGGCAACCGAGGAATGTCGATTGCCTACCAAGCACTGAAAATGATACACGAGCtgcaacataaaaatatatgtgtcAAAATTCAATGGATTCCATCACACGTAGGTATTAGAGGTAACGAAATTGTTGATAGTTTTGCACATGAATCCATTCATAAAGGAACAGACCTTGCATGTAAGCCCTATGCAACAGAATTAATGCCGAAAATAAGGAACTTATGTTTAGAAAAGTGGAATAAGAAATTCGTAGAAGTTTCTGTTGTAAAGGGTATATGGTATAGTAGTGTTCAAGGACGACCCGGTTGGGTTCCATGGTTTGATGGTGCCAGACTTGCTAGAGGGACGGTAACGTGTGCACTACGTCTGCGTTCGGGACATATTCCgtgtaatacattttatcacctCATGAAAAAAAGAGATACAAACCTGTGTGAGCATTGTAACAGAATAGAAGACCTAGTCCACATATTTATAGAATGCACTAGAGGCCAAGTCGAGCGGAAAAACATTTTAGGAAATATTTTGGACAGCGCATTATCCTTGAATAGCTTGCTTTCTCAACCGCTATCAGAAGGTGCTGagaaaatgtttacatattataaaaaatatctggaACTTAGGTCTGAAGGTTAGTTACACACGTGAACTCCCCTATGAGGCTGGCATCGTCACCACGAGTGTACGGAAGCCtctataaaaattaagaataaaaaaaaaaaaaaatatatgtacatcaaaCATCTATAGACATTGCTAAGCCAAACATGTTAAAGAATCATTTATATTGAAACATGGATATAAATTACATGCCACTGCAAAATGTgcagtaaatatataatattggtAGATTGAATTCACAACAATAAAAgtcaaaacattaaatttaaatttgacttACCTTGATAATACTTAGGGTCACAAAAATCAAACTCATCCAAAACTGGAGAGTTTTCTATGAACTGTCCGAGCCTTTTGTTAGCATATTCGATCACCGTGGGGTGCACTTCCACCCCATGACTGATGCCGCTGGAGCCCAGGATCAACCCCACCAGGGTGCTGAGGTATCCTGTACCTGAGCCCACATTCAGGAAAGACAGCCCTGCAGACAGCTCCAGACCTTCCATCACTTCACTGTCGGGCAAAGAGTTCACCCGTCAACCATTTGTATAGAACATCTATAATATGTTTAACAAGATGAGAATATAGGATTTAGATGTGTAAACACATTGGAATATTTACTGTATGGGTCATTCTAAGTTAAGAGGTATTAACAATGTCCATGATACATATCTATATATCATGGACAATGTCATATATACTTTtcttaaacaatttaaataaattatggtaATTTAACTTAAAAGATTGCAATTCCTTTATAAACAGTCAAttttaattcattaattatctcagtTTTGACACAATTGCGCCTCAAACATGCAAAATGTCTTCCCTGGCCTGTCCCTTTCTAGGTTATACGACAAATCAGTAATTTTATCCAGATATCATTCCCTTGAATCCATTAAATTAGGTATACTTCATAAATTAGAATAAATATGGAGTACACTCCATTAATCCTTGtcttattatgaaaaataaaactttaaagcattttattaataacataataacatcattgggattaaaattgaaataattaaaatcataaacacaatatttttaGTTACATAATGGCCAGGGTAGGAGAGACAGAATATGGGggacaaaatttattattattattattaatgaacCGTATTAatcaaattctgtattttttattcttaactTTTCTTGAAgtgaaattatataaaaaaatttaccatgtcggtggcattcaagcatacggcccgcctgatggtaagcagtcaccgtagcctatggacgcctatgacaatgtatgattattgatgattactgaataaatgatatgatatgtccAGTGGCGTAGACTAGACTTGATAAAGTGCGTAACGAGCACATCAGAGGAAGTTTCAAAATAGCGCCCATCACTGAGAAACTCTCCAAACAGAGGCTGAGGTGGTATGGACATATTATGAGGCGTGGCGATGACCATGTCGTGAAAAAGGCACTGGCCCTTCAGGAAACCAAAAGAGGACCAGGGCGCCGGCCTGCTACTTGGTGGTCCACCGTGTCAAAGGATTTAGAACAAGCCCAATTAAATCcacagacaacccaggacagacggtcctggcgcatgagaacgaggagagccgaccccaaataatgggataaaggcaaagacgaagaagaagatatgtccagtggcgtagcgtgaaccgtgggcgaaatcgcatctgcgaggcccttttatTTCACTGTGCACGAAAGccccacttcgcccacgcctagctacgccactgcgtATGTCATATGCATATAAGGTCCACTCTTTATCTGCTGATGCTACACTGGACAAAGGGGTCAAGTCAAGTTTTAGTTCACGTAAAATTACAAACAAGTGATTATGAATGGCGATTATAATCAAAGGCCAAATGTTTACGTTGACTTTTGTTTGTGAGGCTGTCGTTAGGGGCGCGTACCTGTAGATGCAGGGCGCGGAGAGGTGCAGTGGGCCGTGCCGCCACGCCAGGTCTTTGTAGGCCTGGTCCCGTGCATCCCGCGTCATGTAATCCGCGCGGTCCACCGCCCTGAACACTCGCTCCACATCCCGTGACCGGATGTAGTTGCTGCTCACTAGGTTGTCGATCAACTCGTTATTATCCCTGCCCGAGCTCACGGCGCCTCCcatattgtttgttttgttccGACCTTTCTTTGCACTATCCGACTCCTCAGCTGATAAAAATTGTGACGTCACACTTGTTTTTCAACATAATTCGTCGCCAATATGTCACGTTCACAACGATCTGACGATAATGATGCACCATGTATAGAAAGAAGCCTTTGAATCAattgtttttataagaaaacGCGATCAATTTCGTTAAAAATCCAAGAAATCGAACGAAGCACAGTATCTCACATGAAGAAAATtgtagtaggtatttttatttttgttttctctTGACTGTCAAAAAGAACCAATCACTGATTGGTCTAGATAAGAAAGGGGCAACGACTCACCAATCATAATTCAGcataaacaaagtaaaaaaatcggaAAGTGAAATCGATTGATTTGTTTTGTAACGTTTTGTGGATTGTTATTACATGCATTGTTTTAATTTGGATGCCTCACTATTAAAACTATCagttttaattcataatttcttcaaataagtttaattaaattCCATTTTTACAATGCATACGTGGATCTCGTAATATAGCATACTCTTTCTATCGAGTCTATAGTCTATAGCCAATTTTGACAGATCAAAAGTCATCGAACCACGGGTTAGGATGAGGTGATTTGTTTTCCTAATTTTTTGTGAATTTCCGCTGGCCATCCTTAAAATTCCACAGTAGAAGCTGATCGCCAACAGCCTTCTGGAGTGAGCATCGAAAGTTATATGTATGTTTTATAATAGAAGAATTGTCACGTCATAGTCGGACGTCACGAGCAGCGACGTCCGTGATAAGCGTCAGGTCGGGGTTGATGGTGTAGTGGTCGGTCGTGTGAGGGTTGCGATGGCGGAGACGAGCGAGGCGCAGGCAAGCGCGTCGGCGCCGGGCGGCGACCCGGGAGGAGATGACGAGAAGCGAGACGAGCGAATGCTGGAATGCAACATTTGCCTGGACACAGCGCGGGATGCCGTCGTATCCATGTGTGGTCATCTCTTCTGGTGAGCTTTCCTTCCCCGTAGCCTTGAAATCACGTTCGACACGTGTAGACTTAAAGAGATTGTAACAAGGTCATGTCTAATATGCAAATGaacagttattatttttttgcctagttttactttaattaatatgcattggtttaaacaatattaaccaTCGTAAACTTGCTGAAACTGAAGTGTATTAATTTGCAAGTTAGAAACAACTGGTTTTATAAATTGACTTCTAGAAAACAAACTGGTTCAGGTTTTGATTATATTACTTTTGTGGAATGTATTTAAGACAAACAACAACATTAAATTCAATGTTACATTCTAATACTATTAATTATGtcaaatttagtttaatttatttaacttgGAGGCCAAACCAGGTTATTTGATAGATATGATCTTTTGTAACACAACTTTACCACTGAATATTAAGTAACTTTATTAATTGGTTTCAAAACTAGAAACTTCTTAAAGTAATTAACCCATTAGTTATTTGTATACCTAAACCTATAATCGGAGTAAGGTAAGGAGTAAATTTTTACAGTTGTGAATTAACccttatatatatgacactaaGGCTACCAGTTAAACGGTAGGTCTTAGATTCATATGTTgttctagcggcaacagaaatacattgtctgtaaaaatttcaactgtctagctatcacggttcatgagatacagcctggtgacagacggacagacagatagacagcgaagtcttaataatagggtcccgtttttaccctttgggtacggaaccctaaaaagtgtgtgCTGAAATCTTTATGtccgattgaagtaaaacttctttgacgtttatcgctatgttggcactttgatgtttgtcctattgtgcgtgtgtcactactgagcgttacttccatcagaaaaaaatctgttaccctctagtcgcgcctaaagttTTACttcgataataaaataatatgcgTAACAAAATCAAACTTGTAATTAAATCCTCCTGTATTTCTTAATGACAAATTTCCGAGAGCTTTTCCATATCTTGCACACCTATACTTAAACAATATGCCTTTGCAGCTGGCCCTGCCTTCACCAGTGGCTCGAAACGCGGCCGAGCCGGCAGGTGTGTCCTGTCTGCAAGGCCGCCATCAGCAGAGACAAGGTCATCCCGCTCTACGGCCGAGGGAACACCAAGCAAGAAGACCCCAGGAACAAGGTACATATGAAAACTATATCTTAGATGATGATGAGATAAAGACTATATCTTAGATGGTACGGTCATATACAAAGACGACCCTAAGaccatatgaagggtacacggaaagaacatgtctagtcactttagtaacattttgagtaattgcggttttaaaatttggaaccatgtcaaaatgtatggtaattccgtgaccaaatcttttttaactaaaaaaaagttgtgttacatatattatacagtggtaacataatataactaatagttcatgaagagctctacattttgaaatgaaaatctcattttccga
This genomic stretch from Cydia strobilella chromosome 6, ilCydStro3.1, whole genome shotgun sequence harbors:
- the LOC134742281 gene encoding E3 ubiquitin-protein ligase RNF185-like, with translation MAETSEAQASASAPGGDPGGDDEKRDERMLECNICLDTARDAVVSMCGHLFCWPCLHQWLETRPSRQVCPVCKAAISRDKVIPLYGRGNTKQEDPRNKVPPRPAGQRTEPENNSGFPGFGFGEGFHMSFGIGAFPFGVFTSTFNFGDPRPSAAPRGTAQYEEEQFLSKIFLWVAILFVLWLIFA